One Thermoplasma volcanium GSS1 genomic window carries:
- a CDS encoding CaiB/BaiF CoA transferase family protein → MDKPLSGIKIIDFTRAMSGPFATMILGDLGAEVIKVESPEGDETRSWVPPMMNGQSAYFLSVNRNKKSIVVDLKKSEGRDIALRLIEGSDIVVENFRPGVAEKLGISYEDAKRVNQNVIYCSISGYGSTGPYMGLSGFDLSVMAFSGLMSITGEPNGGPVKFGVPIVDIVTGMFAAISIISALRFRDKTGEGQYIDTAMIDSAVGILTHQATYFFATGKDPVKLGSAHSSIAPYQAFRTKDGYIVITAGSQKIWENLCDAIEMPELKQDPRFMTNELRVKNRYELVPVIEQYLTRLSTSQAYSKLTKYGVPCSPVNTVSEALKSDQVNYRDMVVGVFSDIYGKVKLINSPLKMSRTPGQIFSAPPVLGQHTIDVLKEFGFRSEEISNLIDSKTIIAYQK, encoded by the coding sequence ATGGATAAGCCATTGTCTGGCATAAAGATCATCGATTTTACTAGGGCAATGTCAGGTCCATTCGCAACAATGATCTTAGGAGATCTTGGAGCAGAAGTGATAAAGGTCGAAAGCCCAGAAGGTGATGAAACAAGAAGCTGGGTACCACCAATGATGAACGGTCAGAGCGCTTATTTTTTAAGTGTAAACAGAAATAAGAAGAGCATAGTTGTAGACCTTAAAAAGAGTGAAGGGAGAGATATAGCGCTAAGGCTAATTGAAGGATCTGACATAGTAGTTGAAAATTTTAGGCCAGGGGTAGCTGAAAAGCTCGGTATATCTTACGAAGATGCAAAGAGGGTCAACCAGAATGTTATCTACTGCAGCATCTCTGGTTACGGGAGCACCGGTCCTTACATGGGGTTATCCGGATTCGATTTAAGTGTTATGGCGTTTAGCGGGCTTATGAGTATAACTGGGGAACCTAATGGTGGGCCTGTAAAATTTGGAGTGCCTATAGTTGATATAGTTACTGGTATGTTTGCAGCAATATCTATAATATCCGCATTACGCTTTCGGGATAAAACTGGAGAAGGCCAGTACATAGATACAGCAATGATAGATTCAGCAGTAGGTATTCTTACGCATCAGGCTACGTACTTTTTTGCAACGGGCAAAGACCCTGTTAAGCTCGGATCGGCGCACTCCAGCATAGCCCCCTATCAGGCCTTCCGAACAAAGGATGGATACATTGTAATAACTGCTGGAAGCCAAAAAATATGGGAAAATCTATGTGATGCAATTGAAATGCCAGAACTGAAGCAGGATCCTAGGTTTATGACAAACGAGTTGAGGGTAAAAAACAGGTACGAACTTGTTCCTGTAATAGAGCAATATCTAACAAGGCTGTCGACTTCACAAGCATACAGCAAACTCACAAAATATGGTGTACCTTGTTCACCGGTAAACACTGTATCAGAAGCGTTGAAGAGTGATCAGGTCAATTATAGGGACATGGTAGTCGGTGTGTTTAGCGACATTTATGGCAAGGTAAAGCTTATAAACTCCCCTCTTAAGATGAGCAGGACTCCTGGGCAGATATTTTCCGCCCCGCCTGTATTGGGGCAGCATACTATAGATGTGCTAAAGGAATTTGGCTTTAGGTCGGAAGAAATTTCTAATTTAATTGACAGCAAAACAATAATAGCTTATCAAAAATAA
- a CDS encoding MarR family winged helix-turn-helix transcriptional regulator, giving the protein MIEEKCTNLMDIWHMFIRVFNLSKKKMGESLSHISAKPIEVRILYLLSEDESTVNKLAELTDVTPAWITGTLDEMESQGLIVRSRSGEDRRVVNVHITEKGIEVLNESQKVYLDFLKRSLSSLTDSELDEFRRILKKIEETLQ; this is encoded by the coding sequence ATGATCGAAGAAAAATGCACCAATCTCATGGATATCTGGCACATGTTCATCAGGGTATTCAACCTAAGCAAGAAAAAAATGGGTGAATCGCTATCACACATCTCAGCGAAGCCGATAGAAGTAAGAATACTGTACCTCCTCTCCGAAGACGAATCTACTGTGAATAAGCTTGCAGAATTAACTGACGTTACACCTGCGTGGATAACGGGGACACTTGATGAGATGGAAAGTCAGGGGCTTATAGTTAGGTCAAGAAGCGGAGAGGACAGAAGGGTAGTAAATGTTCATATAACTGAAAAGGGCATAGAAGTTCTAAATGAGAGCCAAAAGGTATACCTTGATTTCTTGAAAAGATCATTAAGTTCTCTAACCGATAGCGAATTAGACGAGTTTCGGCGTATACTAAAGAAAATAGAGGAAACGCTTCAATAA
- a CDS encoding MFS transporter: MVQYKWIALSNTTIGVLMASINATILMISLPAIFRGIDLNPFLPSSFQYLLWILMGYMVVTAVLLVTVGRLSDIFGRVRLFNFGFLIFTVGSILLFLTPGKGTTAATELIFFRMIQAVGGSFLFANSAAIITDAFPAGERGKAMGINQIAGLAGSLIGLIIGGILATINWRYVFLVSVPVGVLGTAWSYLKLKDQSIRRKDEKIDVPGNLTFAGGLTLVLIAITYGLMPYGSSSMGWTNPWVLTAMIIGIGMLVAFPFIELHVDQPMFDMHLFKYRGFTFGNFAGFFQSMGMGGVMFMVIILLQGIWLPLHGYSYTSVPFWAGIYTIPMMAGFVILGPISGALSDKIGARLLTTVGMIIGAVAFILLTLFPYNFSYPPFAATLFLMGAGMGMFGAPNITAVMNSLPAHYRGTGSGMRATLQNTGQTASMGIFFSIVLITLSSYLSSSFNTALASAGASVLIPVFDKIPATSALFSAFLGYNPMGTILSLLPSSFVSLISPSSLSILEGTHWFPLALAPAFMKALHDSFYAGAGILIIAAVLSALRGKRFIYDENINKEAQVQEIGKSITVSSVGPEVKVNAGRDGKK; the protein is encoded by the coding sequence ATGGTTCAGTATAAGTGGATAGCGCTTTCGAATACTACCATAGGCGTGCTTATGGCATCGATAAACGCTACGATACTAATGATTTCTCTTCCTGCGATATTCAGAGGCATCGACCTAAATCCCTTCCTCCCATCATCGTTCCAGTACCTCCTTTGGATATTGATGGGATATATGGTAGTTACAGCTGTGCTTCTTGTAACTGTTGGGAGGCTATCAGATATATTTGGGAGGGTAAGGCTATTCAACTTTGGCTTTCTTATATTTACCGTCGGATCTATACTGCTTTTCTTAACGCCTGGCAAGGGGACAACAGCTGCAACTGAATTAATATTTTTCAGGATGATCCAAGCAGTTGGAGGTTCCTTCCTCTTTGCTAATTCAGCCGCTATAATTACCGATGCTTTCCCCGCTGGTGAGAGGGGGAAGGCCATGGGCATAAACCAGATAGCAGGGTTGGCAGGATCATTGATAGGTCTCATAATAGGAGGGATACTCGCCACGATAAATTGGAGGTATGTTTTTCTTGTGAGTGTTCCAGTTGGTGTGCTTGGTACCGCATGGTCGTATCTAAAGCTCAAAGATCAGTCTATAAGGAGAAAGGACGAAAAGATAGACGTACCAGGCAACTTGACTTTTGCTGGTGGCCTTACGCTAGTCCTTATAGCTATAACATATGGTTTAATGCCCTATGGTTCATCCAGCATGGGATGGACAAACCCATGGGTTCTCACCGCTATGATCATCGGAATCGGAATGCTGGTAGCCTTCCCATTCATAGAACTGCATGTTGACCAGCCTATGTTTGACATGCATCTTTTCAAGTACAGAGGTTTCACATTTGGAAACTTTGCAGGATTCTTCCAGTCGATGGGTATGGGCGGAGTAATGTTTATGGTCATTATACTGCTCCAGGGAATCTGGTTGCCTCTTCATGGTTATTCCTACACCTCCGTTCCATTTTGGGCAGGTATATACACCATACCAATGATGGCCGGCTTTGTCATACTTGGTCCAATAAGCGGAGCCCTATCTGATAAGATAGGAGCCAGACTCCTAACGACTGTCGGTATGATCATAGGTGCAGTTGCTTTCATACTCCTAACTTTATTCCCATATAACTTCAGCTATCCACCTTTCGCAGCCACTTTATTCTTGATGGGTGCTGGCATGGGCATGTTCGGAGCACCGAACATAACTGCCGTCATGAACTCACTGCCAGCTCATTACAGAGGAACAGGTTCAGGAATGAGAGCCACCCTTCAAAACACAGGCCAGACTGCGAGTATGGGTATATTCTTTTCCATAGTGCTTATAACGCTGTCTAGTTATCTCTCATCCTCATTCAATACAGCATTAGCATCTGCAGGTGCATCTGTACTAATACCTGTATTTGATAAGATCCCAGCAACTTCGGCGTTATTCTCGGCATTTCTTGGATACAACCCAATGGGGACTATACTGTCCCTTCTGCCGTCAAGCTTTGTTTCTCTAATAAGCCCATCATCACTATCGATCCTTGAAGGAACCCACTGGTTCCCGCTTGCTCTGGCACCTGCTTTCATGAAGGCACTTCATGATTCATTTTATGCAGGGGCCGGGATACTCATTATAGCAGCTGTTCTTTCGGCGTTACGTGGAAAGAGGTTTATTTATGACGAAAACATAAATAAAGAGGCGCAGGTTCAAGAGATCGGAAAGTCTATTACGGTGTCAAGCGTAGGTCCTGAAGTTAAAGTCAACGCTGGAAGGGATGGAAAGAAATGA
- a CDS encoding Holliday junction resolvase-like protein produces MNLITFLILVLAALFLVIVLLIFYIVSLKRSVLLKQHEVEMTLKKANELINEAMASREEAMKEKEEINKKIEDARRESVSKSRDVVVGRVSEQLAPFFPGFKYNPKDVRFIGTPIDLIIFDGMDNGNITSIVFLEVKSGASKLTEREKAVMEAINSGRVSFDIYRINTTNSAIDEI; encoded by the coding sequence ATGAACCTTATTACATTTCTTATCTTAGTTTTGGCTGCTCTTTTTCTCGTCATAGTTTTGCTTATATTCTATATAGTATCGCTTAAGAGATCGGTGCTCTTAAAACAGCATGAGGTTGAAATGACTCTGAAGAAAGCAAACGAACTTATAAACGAGGCAATGGCATCGCGAGAAGAAGCCATGAAAGAGAAGGAGGAGATAAATAAAAAAATAGAGGATGCGCGTAGAGAATCTGTAAGCAAGAGCAGAGACGTTGTGGTCGGGAGAGTCAGTGAACAGCTAGCTCCTTTTTTTCCAGGATTCAAATATAATCCGAAAGATGTGAGGTTTATCGGTACCCCTATCGATCTTATAATCTTTGATGGGATGGATAACGGTAACATAACATCGATAGTATTTTTAGAGGTCAAGAGCGGTGCATCTAAGCTCACTGAGAGGGAAAAAGCAGTAATGGAAGCTATAAACAGTGGCAGAGTTTCATTTGATATCTATCGAATAAACACCACCAATAGCGCAATAGATGAAATCTAG
- a CDS encoding alpha/beta fold hydrolase: MSDQFVQVKSKKIHYIEEGSGIPIIMVHGARFSSETWVEVGTVSAVSSIPMRVISVDLPGYGRSEGGQWKDLRDFMNDFIDVLGIQKTALLGASLGGNVVASFAVSKPESVLALILVGAVGIRDLNADLSKLDGKPTLLIWGSKDTVSDRSNYETYMKYVKSSQFMNIGTNHACYFDDKNTFNNAVVSFLKKLRA; the protein is encoded by the coding sequence ATGAGTGATCAATTTGTACAGGTAAAGTCCAAAAAAATTCATTACATCGAGGAAGGTAGCGGGATTCCGATAATAATGGTACATGGAGCGCGCTTTTCATCAGAAACTTGGGTAGAAGTAGGAACTGTTTCCGCTGTTTCATCTATTCCTATGAGAGTAATTTCAGTAGATCTTCCTGGATACGGCAGATCTGAAGGTGGTCAATGGAAGGACCTGCGGGATTTTATGAATGATTTCATAGATGTATTAGGGATACAGAAAACTGCGCTCTTAGGGGCTTCCCTTGGAGGAAACGTAGTAGCGTCTTTCGCCGTTTCCAAACCCGAAAGTGTACTGGCATTAATACTAGTTGGAGCTGTAGGCATAAGGGATCTTAATGCAGATCTATCTAAACTTGACGGAAAACCCACTCTACTTATATGGGGCAGCAAAGACACCGTTTCCGACAGAAGCAACTACGAAACATACATGAAGTATGTTAAGAGTTCACAGTTCATGAACATAGGAACAAATCATGCTTGCTATTTTGATGATAAAAATACCTTCAATAATGCGGTTGTTTCATTCTTAAAAAAATTGAGGGCATAA
- a CDS encoding hydroxymethylglutaryl-CoA reductase, degradative gives MVSSEVSGFYKMTVDERLNFVKEFSRLSDDDIRILRTNGSLAIDKADKIIENVITTIEMPLGIAVNFLINGKDYLIPMAIEEPSVVAAASNAAKVARKSGGFNAYATEPVMIGEIQVLGIDSLYLAKMNILRDKSRILELANTRSKTLSSLGAGAKDIEVNVYERPHRMLIVHLIVDVRDAMGANVVNSMCEYVAPEIEKITGGRVNLRILSNLTKYRVAYASAVFSKDIIGKEAVDNIVEAYRMAVVDIYRASTNNKGIMNGIDAVLVATMNDWRAAEANAHSYAALEGYGPLAKYEKNSNGDLVGTIEIPIAVGTVGGTTGSIDKARIARKILGVSNATEFAGVLAAVGLAQNFSAVRALATEGIQRGHMELHARNLALSAGASPEEVDSVVNEMISSKEITMSNAIKILEKMRKTK, from the coding sequence ATGGTTTCATCTGAGGTATCTGGATTTTACAAGATGACTGTTGATGAGCGTCTAAATTTCGTGAAGGAGTTCAGCAGACTCAGCGATGATGATATTCGCATATTGAGAACCAATGGATCCTTAGCTATTGACAAGGCAGATAAGATCATAGAAAACGTGATAACAACTATTGAAATGCCATTGGGGATAGCGGTAAATTTTTTGATAAATGGAAAGGACTACCTGATACCTATGGCAATCGAAGAGCCATCCGTTGTTGCTGCAGCTTCCAATGCGGCGAAGGTCGCAAGGAAGAGCGGAGGTTTCAACGCTTATGCCACTGAACCTGTAATGATAGGAGAAATCCAGGTTCTAGGCATAGATTCGCTTTACCTTGCCAAGATGAATATACTTAGGGATAAATCGAGGATACTGGAACTAGCTAATACAAGGAGCAAAACTCTCTCTTCGCTTGGAGCTGGGGCTAAAGATATAGAGGTAAACGTATACGAAAGGCCTCACAGGATGCTGATCGTACACCTAATCGTTGATGTTAGGGATGCCATGGGTGCAAATGTAGTTAACAGCATGTGTGAATACGTAGCACCGGAAATAGAAAAAATAACTGGCGGTAGGGTCAATTTAAGGATACTTAGCAATCTTACAAAGTATAGGGTGGCCTATGCATCGGCAGTTTTCAGTAAGGACATTATAGGCAAGGAAGCGGTCGATAACATAGTTGAGGCTTATAGGATGGCCGTAGTAGATATATACAGGGCCTCTACTAATAATAAAGGTATAATGAATGGGATAGATGCAGTGTTAGTAGCAACAATGAATGACTGGCGAGCTGCGGAAGCTAACGCACATTCCTATGCAGCGCTGGAAGGATATGGGCCATTGGCAAAGTATGAGAAGAACTCGAATGGAGATCTCGTTGGAACCATAGAAATCCCCATAGCAGTAGGAACAGTAGGTGGAACCACTGGCAGCATAGACAAGGCAAGGATAGCCAGGAAGATCCTCGGCGTTAGCAACGCAACTGAATTCGCAGGGGTACTGGCTGCGGTAGGCTTGGCCCAAAACTTCTCTGCAGTTAGGGCCCTTGCCACTGAGGGGATTCAGCGTGGGCATATGGAACTGCATGCTAGAAACCTTGCATTATCGGCAGGTGCATCGCCGGAGGAAGTCGACAGTGTTGTCAATGAAATGATATCCTCCAAGGAAATCACCATGAGCAACGCAATAAAAATATTAGAGAAAATGAGGAAAACCAAATAA
- a CDS encoding MFS transporter, whose protein sequence is MPKFSRSTVLTIILILAVTFTMRMTTNMLMTSIPVLTKFTLLTTTFLTSLPVALYAVTGLLANLFINGRINNGMIGKAIAISLLVMAFTMPLYFMASNVWEVSAISALDGVSMGLVPPLLLTMISLSYDEVRDNVLGFYTSALSISLIVGTFLQGYLTSSVSVSVRSLFLYFFPVPLLSAILMFVIASRLKIKEDSGRSKVTTKKIVQTIPKLFKNRGFNFGFFGNLTYSFPFVIIIAYGSIIAKYYSGINPSIFFYALATFFGVSMITRLSMSFYPPKNKYDLMLASLVTTVLGFIVLIFSDNIYLFLLSMFILGFPHGSIYPIATMSVSSSVSKSEVSIAFATFNIIFNILGLLLPPAFGFIAQIVNIRVAMIVMLIPMAYIAYESLKNGSIIRRMPSSSPQ, encoded by the coding sequence ATGCCTAAATTCTCAAGATCAACTGTTCTTACAATAATATTGATCCTGGCAGTTACGTTTACGATGCGTATGACGACAAATATGCTAATGACTTCGATTCCTGTTTTGACTAAGTTCACACTTTTAACAACTACGTTTCTTACTTCACTCCCTGTTGCTCTCTATGCTGTTACGGGATTGCTCGCCAATCTTTTCATAAATGGGCGGATAAACAACGGAATGATAGGCAAGGCCATAGCTATTTCCTTGCTTGTGATGGCTTTTACGATGCCACTTTACTTTATGGCATCAAATGTGTGGGAGGTTTCAGCAATATCCGCCCTCGACGGTGTATCCATGGGCCTTGTACCTCCGCTCTTGCTCACTATGATTTCACTCTCATACGACGAAGTTCGGGACAACGTCCTAGGCTTTTATACGTCTGCGCTCTCGATAAGCCTTATAGTTGGAACTTTTTTGCAGGGATATCTCACATCATCCGTGTCAGTATCAGTCCGCTCACTGTTTCTGTACTTTTTTCCCGTACCTCTTCTTTCGGCCATTCTAATGTTTGTGATAGCATCACGTCTTAAAATAAAAGAAGATAGCGGCAGATCTAAAGTCACTACAAAGAAGATCGTTCAAACTATACCGAAATTATTTAAAAATAGAGGCTTCAACTTCGGCTTCTTCGGAAACCTTACCTATTCTTTTCCATTCGTAATAATAATAGCGTACGGTAGTATAATAGCAAAATACTATTCCGGCATTAACCCATCTATCTTCTTTTACGCACTTGCTACATTCTTTGGGGTATCGATGATCACAAGGCTATCTATGTCATTTTATCCGCCGAAAAATAAGTACGATCTCATGCTTGCATCGCTAGTCACTACTGTATTAGGATTTATTGTGTTAATATTTAGCGATAATATTTACCTATTCCTTCTTTCAATGTTTATACTCGGGTTTCCCCATGGTTCTATATACCCTATTGCAACGATGAGCGTTTCATCCTCTGTATCAAAGAGTGAGGTTTCAATAGCATTCGCGACCTTTAATATAATATTCAACATTTTGGGGCTATTGCTGCCACCCGCCTTTGGTTTTATAGCGCAGATCGTTAATATAAGGGTAGCTATGATCGTCATGTTGATACCTATGGCATACATAGCGTACGAATCCCTCAAGAACGGATCTATAATAAGGAGAATGCCGTCGTCTAGTCCGCAGTAA
- a CDS encoding dihydroorotate dehydrogenase, producing the protein MSDISTTLAGIKLVNPFMVASGILDENGYTMKELLERGAAAVVTKSIGISERDGYPTPVIVEYGDSLINAVGLSNPGIENFGEEINIAKEAKRPIIGSVFAYNAEEFTKLSVKMEEYGVDAIELNLSCPHVKGFGLEVGSDPDLVEDIVNEIKSKVKVPVFAKLSPNVSNIIEIAKAAEKADAYVLINTVKAMAIDIYSRSPVLSNLYGGLSGPAIKPVGIRYVYEVKKETGKEIIGVGGISNYKDAIEYIMAGASAVQIGTALYKYGKGIFREMEWQLRTFMDEERFEKIEEMVGVAIKR; encoded by the coding sequence ATGTCTGATATTTCGACTACACTTGCCGGAATAAAACTCGTGAATCCTTTTATGGTAGCTTCCGGCATACTCGATGAAAATGGCTATACCATGAAAGAATTGCTGGAACGTGGGGCAGCAGCCGTTGTAACAAAATCCATTGGCATATCTGAGAGGGACGGGTATCCAACGCCTGTCATAGTAGAGTATGGTGATAGTCTAATAAATGCGGTTGGCCTATCAAATCCTGGCATTGAAAACTTTGGCGAAGAGATTAACATTGCGAAGGAGGCCAAAAGACCTATAATTGGAAGTGTATTTGCATATAATGCAGAAGAATTCACTAAACTTTCGGTGAAGATGGAGGAGTACGGCGTTGACGCAATAGAACTAAATTTGAGCTGCCCCCATGTAAAGGGGTTCGGCCTTGAGGTTGGTTCTGATCCAGATCTAGTTGAAGATATTGTTAACGAAATTAAATCAAAAGTAAAGGTGCCTGTATTTGCCAAACTTAGCCCTAATGTCTCCAACATAATTGAAATAGCAAAAGCTGCTGAAAAAGCGGATGCTTATGTGCTCATAAACACTGTAAAGGCAATGGCAATAGATATATACTCTCGCTCGCCAGTCCTATCGAACCTCTATGGTGGCCTCTCTGGACCAGCTATTAAGCCGGTAGGCATAAGATACGTCTATGAAGTTAAGAAAGAAACTGGCAAGGAAATTATAGGTGTCGGAGGAATATCAAACTACAAAGACGCAATAGAATATATTATGGCAGGGGCATCAGCTGTCCAAATAGGAACTGCCCTATACAAGTACGGAAAAGGTATTTTCCGTGAAATGGAGTGGCAGCTCCGCACCTTTATGGATGAAGAACGGTTTGAAAAAATAGAGGAAATGGTCGGGGTGGCGATCAAAAGATGA
- a CDS encoding dihydroorotate dehydrogenase electron transfer subunit — translation MINLKIEENVKESQNVNTLYFNWDQDIRPGQFAMIWIPGYGEIPMSFSGLGRRKSITVKAYGSASRKLTELKAGDDLFLRGPYGNGFDVREGRKLLVGGGSGIVSLYPIADQETDALISAKTRDELIFKDRFPESRRFIATDDGSDGFHGFAHELLQRINIDSYEAIYVCGPEQMMYKVLQVLKGRKVFVQFSLERTMKCGIGICDSCSLGGKQVCKEGPVFNIEELIGNPEFGVYRTTYSGRRIRLNVK, via the coding sequence ATGATAAACCTAAAGATTGAAGAAAATGTTAAAGAATCACAAAACGTCAATACCCTCTATTTCAATTGGGATCAAGATATAAGGCCAGGACAATTTGCAATGATATGGATTCCAGGGTACGGTGAAATACCTATGTCTTTTTCTGGATTAGGGAGGAGAAAATCCATAACAGTAAAGGCTTATGGATCTGCATCCAGAAAGTTGACCGAATTGAAAGCTGGCGATGATCTATTCTTAAGAGGGCCTTACGGAAACGGCTTTGATGTGAGGGAAGGACGAAAACTACTTGTAGGTGGTGGATCAGGCATTGTATCTCTTTACCCTATAGCTGACCAGGAAACAGACGCCCTAATATCTGCTAAAACGCGAGACGAGCTCATATTCAAGGACAGGTTTCCGGAATCAAGGAGATTTATAGCAACTGACGATGGCTCTGATGGTTTCCATGGATTTGCCCATGAGCTGTTACAGCGAATAAACATCGACAGTTATGAAGCTATTTACGTATGCGGCCCAGAACAGATGATGTACAAGGTCCTTCAGGTATTAAAAGGGCGTAAAGTATTCGTACAGTTCTCGCTGGAAAGAACTATGAAGTGTGGCATCGGTATATGCGATTCTTGCTCTCTTGGAGGAAAACAGGTATGCAAAGAAGGCCCAGTATTTAATATTGAAGAGTTAATTGGCAACCCCGAGTTCGGAGTGTACAGAACTACATATTCCGGTAGGAGGATAAGGCTGAATGTGAAATGA